One stretch of Streptomyces sp. 135 DNA includes these proteins:
- a CDS encoding peptidoglycan recognition protein codes for MRGFLASSIGVTCAAALALPLALPSSAARATTPAAPPAAEGIPGSTQSLPLAPLASDRSSGPDEREQGLTRRDVRPFALVGVVWDDPADELRGTVQVRTRASGTTTWSGWQSVETHNHEHAADPETLERGTGKVRGSTAPLWVGNSDGVEIRVRAEYDRHGDQASGRGLLPEGLRLELVDPGDEPPPRGGQTEAPALTPAVTVESAAASAVNADLAPMEAAVIPELTKQQTEDELLAGRGAPEVAGQARPYIGPRPRIITRKGWGADERIREKEFAYTQTVKAAFVHHSASGNNYRCSQAGSVLRSIYRYHVKSSGWRDFGYNFAIDKCGNIYEGRAGGVAKPVLGAHTLGFNANSTGIAVLGTYSSANPPKAAVNAIARLAAWKLGLHGADPSGTTSLQSGGGNLYKKGTNVKLRVISGHRDGYATECPGKQLYAKLGTARSSAARYQGR; via the coding sequence ATGCGTGGATTCCTTGCTTCCTCGATCGGCGTCACCTGCGCGGCCGCCCTGGCCCTGCCCCTCGCCCTGCCGTCGTCCGCCGCCCGGGCCACGACGCCCGCCGCCCCGCCCGCTGCCGAAGGCATCCCCGGCAGCACCCAGTCCCTGCCGCTCGCCCCGCTCGCCTCCGACCGCTCGTCCGGCCCGGACGAGCGGGAACAGGGCCTGACCCGGCGCGACGTCCGCCCGTTCGCCCTGGTGGGGGTCGTCTGGGACGACCCGGCCGACGAGTTGCGCGGCACCGTCCAGGTCCGCACCCGCGCCAGCGGCACCACCACCTGGTCCGGCTGGCAGAGCGTGGAGACGCACAACCACGAACACGCGGCCGACCCCGAGACCTTGGAGCGCGGCACCGGCAAGGTCCGCGGCTCCACCGCCCCCCTGTGGGTCGGCAACTCCGACGGCGTGGAGATCCGCGTACGGGCGGAGTACGACCGGCATGGCGACCAGGCCTCCGGCCGCGGCCTGCTCCCCGAGGGGCTCCGCCTCGAACTGGTCGATCCGGGCGACGAGCCGCCACCGCGCGGCGGCCAGACCGAGGCACCGGCCCTCACCCCCGCCGTGACCGTCGAGTCGGCCGCCGCCTCGGCCGTCAACGCGGACCTCGCACCGATGGAAGCCGCCGTGATCCCGGAGCTGACCAAGCAACAGACGGAGGACGAGCTGCTCGCCGGCCGCGGCGCCCCCGAAGTGGCCGGTCAGGCCCGGCCCTACATCGGCCCGCGCCCGCGCATCATCACGCGCAAGGGCTGGGGCGCTGACGAGCGGATCCGCGAGAAGGAATTCGCGTACACCCAGACGGTGAAGGCCGCCTTCGTGCACCACAGCGCGTCCGGCAACAATTACCGCTGCTCACAGGCCGGATCCGTACTCCGCAGCATCTACCGCTACCACGTCAAGAGCAGTGGCTGGCGTGACTTCGGCTACAACTTCGCGATCGACAAGTGCGGAAACATCTACGAAGGACGCGCCGGAGGTGTGGCCAAGCCGGTCCTCGGGGCCCACACTCTCGGTTTCAACGCGAACAGCACGGGCATCGCCGTCCTCGGCACCTACAGCAGCGCCAATCCGCCGAAGGCGGCCGTGAACGCCATCGCCCGGCTGGCCGCGTGGAAGCTCGGCCTGCACGGCGCCGACCCCAGTGGTACCACCAGCTTGCAGTCCGGCGGCGGCAACCTGTACAAGAAAGGCACGAACGTCAAACTTAGGGTGATCTCAGGGCATCGTGACGGATACGCCACGGAATGTCCCGGTAAGCAGCTGTACGCAAAGCTCGGCACGGCCCGGTCCTCCGCGGCCCGCTACCAGGGGCGCTGA
- a CDS encoding TIGR03089 family protein: MNANDRTPADLLRSALAADPGRPLVTFYDDATGERVELSVATFANWVAKTANLLQGDLAAEPGDRAVLLLPAHWQTAVWLLACSSVGVVADVGGDPAAADLVVSGPDTLEAARACSGERVALALRPLGGRFPQPPGSFADYAVEVPGQGDRFAPYAPVDPDAPALAVGGAELSGAGVVERARADAGRLGVTAGSRVLSGLSYGTWEGLSCGLYAALAVGGSVVLCRHLDQLAEGGLEKRVEDERVTVTVR; this comes from the coding sequence GTGAACGCCAACGACCGCACCCCTGCCGACCTGCTGCGATCCGCGCTCGCCGCGGATCCCGGCCGTCCTCTGGTCACCTTCTACGACGACGCCACGGGCGAGCGCGTGGAATTGTCCGTGGCCACCTTCGCCAATTGGGTGGCCAAGACCGCCAATCTGCTCCAGGGCGATCTCGCCGCCGAACCGGGTGACCGGGCCGTGCTGTTGCTGCCCGCGCACTGGCAGACGGCCGTGTGGCTGCTCGCCTGTTCGTCGGTGGGCGTGGTCGCGGACGTGGGTGGTGACCCGGCCGCGGCGGATCTCGTCGTCAGCGGTCCGGACACGTTGGAGGCGGCGCGTGCCTGTTCCGGGGAGCGGGTCGCGCTCGCGCTGCGGCCGCTCGGCGGGCGGTTTCCGCAGCCGCCGGGGAGCTTCGCCGACTACGCGGTGGAGGTGCCGGGCCAGGGGGACCGGTTCGCGCCGTACGCGCCCGTCGATCCGGACGCGCCTGCCCTCGCGGTCGGCGGGGCGGAGCTGTCCGGCGCGGGAGTGGTGGAGCGGGCCCGTGCCGATGCCGGGCGGCTCGGTGTCACGGCCGGGTCCCGGGTGCTTTCCGGGCTGTCGTACGGGACCTGGGAGGGGCTGAGCTGCGGGTTGTATGCGGCGCTGGCGGTGGGCGGGTCGGTGGTGCTGTGCCGGCATCTCGATCAGCTTGCGGAGGGGGGGCTGGAGAAGCGGGTCGAGGATGAGCGGGTGACTGTCACCGTGCGGTGA
- a CDS encoding LCP family protein, with the protein MTDTAGAAWEPKATYGPGTGASPTGEGVVRRRRRWLRGVALGAAVLVLGAGGAGWAAYQKLNGNITKDTDAAAELARYDRERPAPLVHDAQNILLIGSDTRAGDNRKYGRDRGTQRSDTTILLHLAADRQSATAVSIPRDLMVDVPGCRRPDGSRTRAQFAQFNSAFEVGGTACTIRTVEKLTGIRVDHHMVVDFAGFKDMVDAVDGVEVCLKAPIDDDDAHVRLAPGPQTLDGEQALGYVRARKSLGTGSDTERMDRQQEFLGALVNKVQSNDVLLNPSKLYPVLDAATSSLTTDPALASLRGLYELVRGMRNIPTERVQFLTVPRQSYTYDANRDELVEPAAEQLFTRLRTDSPVAVIPERARNPRESAPSQDQAYRGDPDHSDSDDSEDSDGKPDDPSHTPSPAPTFRGNTAAEAACE; encoded by the coding sequence GTGACCGACACCGCGGGCGCGGCATGGGAGCCCAAGGCCACGTACGGACCCGGGACGGGGGCGAGCCCCACCGGGGAGGGCGTGGTGCGCCGGCGGCGGCGCTGGCTGCGGGGTGTGGCGCTCGGGGCCGCCGTGCTGGTGCTCGGCGCGGGCGGCGCGGGGTGGGCGGCGTACCAGAAGCTCAACGGCAACATCACGAAGGACACCGACGCCGCCGCCGAACTCGCCCGCTACGACAGGGAGCGGCCGGCGCCGCTGGTGCACGACGCGCAGAACATCCTGCTCATCGGCTCCGACACGCGCGCCGGCGACAACCGCAAGTACGGCAGGGACCGGGGCACGCAGCGCTCGGACACCACGATCCTGCTGCACCTGGCCGCCGACCGGCAGAGCGCGACCGCGGTGTCGATCCCGCGTGACCTGATGGTGGACGTCCCCGGCTGCCGACGGCCCGACGGCTCGCGGACGCGGGCCCAGTTCGCCCAGTTCAACTCGGCGTTCGAGGTGGGCGGGACGGCCTGCACGATCCGTACCGTCGAGAAGCTCACCGGGATCCGCGTCGACCACCACATGGTCGTGGACTTCGCGGGGTTCAAGGACATGGTCGACGCGGTCGACGGCGTGGAGGTGTGCCTCAAGGCGCCGATCGATGACGACGACGCGCATGTGCGGCTCGCCCCCGGCCCGCAGACCCTCGACGGCGAACAGGCACTGGGGTACGTGCGCGCCCGCAAGAGCCTCGGCACCGGCAGCGACACCGAGCGCATGGACCGCCAGCAGGAATTCCTCGGCGCGCTCGTCAACAAGGTGCAGAGCAACGACGTCCTGCTGAATCCGTCGAAGCTCTACCCCGTACTCGACGCGGCCACTTCGTCGCTGACCACCGACCCCGCGCTCGCCAGCCTGCGCGGTCTGTACGAACTCGTGCGCGGCATGCGCAATATCCCCACGGAACGGGTGCAGTTCCTCACCGTCCCGCGGCAGTCGTACACCTACGACGCGAACCGCGACGAGCTGGTCGAACCGGCGGCGGAGCAGCTCTTCACGCGCCTTCGCACCGACAGCCCGGTCGCGGTGATCCCGGAGCGGGCCCGGAACCCCCGGGAATCGGCGCCGAGCCAGGATCAGGCGTACCGGGGGGATCCGGACCATTCAGACAGTGACGACAGTGAAGACAGTGACGGGAAGCCCGACGATCCTTCACATACGCCGTCTCCCGCACCGACATTCCGGGGCAACACGGCGGCGGAAGCCGCCTGCGAGTAA
- a CDS encoding LCP family protein has translation MDAQGRGRAENIDPADQWVLNPDTGDYELRLSPSTGQGPSTVPGPRRAASRQGARGRSAPGRDRQRPRPGERDERREVPGQRRRRVKEPEPTGGRRKQKPKKSAGKKAMVWTGGTLAFLLVTGCVGGYLYYQHLNDNITSINDDGAGTGGFSKDRAINILVVGTDKRSGDGNKGYGDEGSLGHADTTILLHVSKDRTNATALSIPRDMITDIPDCPTTMEDGSKKTIQGTRNARFNESLGQNDRTPSCTMRTVTKITGIKLDHFMVADFNAVKTLSSAVGGVEVCLAKDIDDPKSHLKLSKGKHVIEGEQALAYVRTRHAVGNGGDLSRIELQQQFLSSLMRKLKSSDTLTSPKKMFSLAEAGTKALTVDSTIANIMKLRDLGMELGKLDMKNLTFATVPVVDNPNEKVHTTVVLNPAKADPLFAMMRADQSLTEVKKKEKKEKAAVAARLKGPKADASEVRVDIFNGSGKTGAAQTTLTWLQNNEGVLKSSQQGNAPSVIKKTTLEYGPDQADQARRLADIMGLPAAALKPGKSEKNAQGLPAMKLTLGGDFAGAGVPIAPPKKAPEGIQKVEADKTVCAK, from the coding sequence GTGGACGCGCAAGGCCGTGGGCGGGCGGAGAACATCGATCCCGCAGACCAGTGGGTGCTCAACCCGGACACCGGTGATTACGAGCTGCGACTGAGCCCTTCCACAGGGCAAGGACCCTCGACGGTACCGGGGCCCCGCAGAGCCGCGTCCCGCCAAGGAGCCCGAGGCCGCTCCGCGCCGGGGCGCGACCGCCAGCGCCCGCGTCCGGGAGAGCGCGACGAGCGCCGCGAGGTGCCGGGCCAGCGCAGGCGCCGGGTCAAGGAGCCGGAGCCGACCGGCGGCAGGCGCAAGCAGAAGCCGAAGAAGTCCGCGGGCAAGAAGGCCATGGTGTGGACCGGCGGCACGCTGGCGTTCCTGCTCGTCACGGGCTGCGTCGGCGGTTACCTGTACTACCAGCACCTCAACGACAACATCACGTCGATCAACGACGACGGCGCCGGCACCGGCGGCTTCAGCAAGGACCGGGCCATCAACATCCTGGTCGTCGGCACCGACAAGCGCAGCGGCGACGGGAACAAGGGCTACGGCGACGAGGGCAGCCTCGGCCACGCGGACACCACGATCCTGCTGCACGTCTCCAAGGACCGTACGAACGCGACCGCGTTGAGCATCCCGCGCGACATGATCACGGACATCCCGGACTGCCCCACCACGATGGAGGACGGCAGCAAGAAGACGATCCAGGGCACGAGGAACGCCCGCTTCAACGAGAGCCTCGGCCAGAACGACCGCACGCCGAGCTGCACGATGCGCACGGTCACGAAGATCACGGGGATAAAGCTCGACCACTTCATGGTGGCCGACTTCAACGCGGTCAAGACGCTCTCCAGTGCCGTGGGCGGCGTGGAGGTCTGCCTCGCCAAGGACATCGACGACCCCAAGTCGCATCTGAAGCTGTCCAAGGGCAAGCACGTGATCGAGGGCGAGCAGGCGCTCGCGTACGTGCGGACGCGGCACGCCGTGGGCAACGGCGGCGACCTGAGCCGCATCGAGTTGCAGCAGCAGTTCCTCAGCTCGCTGATGCGCAAGCTGAAGTCGAGCGACACCCTCACCAGCCCGAAGAAGATGTTCTCCCTGGCGGAGGCCGGCACCAAGGCCCTCACCGTCGACTCCACGATCGCGAACATCATGAAGCTGCGTGACCTCGGCATGGAGCTCGGCAAGCTCGACATGAAGAACCTGACCTTCGCCACGGTGCCGGTCGTCGACAACCCGAACGAGAAGGTCCACACCACGGTCGTGCTCAACCCGGCCAAGGCCGACCCCCTCTTCGCGATGATGCGGGCCGACCAGTCGCTGACCGAGGTGAAGAAGAAGGAGAAGAAGGAGAAGGCCGCGGTGGCCGCCCGTCTCAAGGGCCCCAAGGCCGACGCCTCCGAGGTGCGGGTCGACATCTTCAACGGCAGCGGCAAGACCGGCGCCGCCCAGACGACTCTCACGTGGCTGCAGAACAACGAGGGCGTGCTCAAGTCCAGCCAGCAGGGGAACGCGCCCTCGGTCATCAAGAAGACGACCCTGGAGTACGGCCCGGACCAGGCGGACCAGGCCCGTCGGCTCGCCGACATCATGGGGCTGCCCGCCGCCGCCCTGAAGCCGGGCAAGAGCGAGAAGAACG